The following nucleotide sequence is from uncultured Draconibacterium sp..
GGCGGTAGTTTCTCCAGGTTTTTATTGCCATGCTGAATTTCGACCGTAAGGTCAAGCTCGCGGGCTATAATTTCAGCGGTTGTTCCTCCGCATATAATCTTTTTACCAGCAAAATCCTGAATGCGGCCAACAAAATCAAAATCTTTTATTTTATAAAATGGCGGACCGGTAATCAGCATAAATTTACGTGGCTCGCGAAAATACATTACACCGCAACTGGTGTCGTCTTTAACCGAAAACTGGTCGTTCATAACCGCTTGATTAACAATTTTGCGTGCCAGTTTTGTTGCCGAAATGTCAGGCATTCGTTTGATTTGGTTCAGCGCAAAGTCTTCAATGTTTTCCATTCCCCAGCCAAGCGGGTAACGTTGGTTGCCAAGGCCCGATTGCTCAACACCGTCCGACATAAAAATTATGCGGTCTTCTTTGCGTGCAGTAAACTCTTTACAGTGCAGTACCTTGCCCAGGTTTTCTTCGCCTCTGATTGTCAGGTTGTATTCTTTGCCCTGCATGGCAACTCCGTTTCTTATCACCAAAATTCCCGGATTATCGTAATTCACAATTCTCACATGGCCTTCATCATCCAACTCAATAATCGTAAATGTGGCATAACTTTCTTTACCGTCGCTGCTTTTCGGGAGGGTTTCCATAATTATGCGAGCGGCCACTTCGGGCTTGGTGTGCAGCAACGAATATTTTAAAGCCATTGTTGAAGTCAGTGTCGCCAAAACACTGGCTTTAATTCCATGTCCGATTCCGTCGCTCAATACCAGAATCGTGCGTCCTTCCTCGCGAATAATGCTCGATTGGAAAACGTCGCCACAGGCAATTTCGCCTTTTGGTCGCTTCTGTTGAAACTCAATTTCAACATGGAAATCAGGATTTGTCGTCGTCACCATAGCGATAGGTTTCAATAATCGAGTTTAATAATTCTTCTGTTTCGGCAGCATTTTCGCCCATCAAAAAGGCTATTTTTTGTACTGTCTCAATATTCTGTTTATTGATTTTTCGTGCCCGGTTTATAATTTCATCTTGCACAAGCATTGGCGCCGACATATCGCGAAAAACAACGCCAACCACTTTGTTTTTATATAAGGTTCTCGCCGAAACATGCATCAATTTGTTGTTGAATTTTAAATCGCGTTCAGCAAGTTCGTCGCCCGAAGTTAGAACGCTCGAAATCATTTTATAAATAACATCGGGTACCAGTCCTTTTACATCGGCACCGGTGAGACCGGGAATGGTTTCATACAATTCTTCCGTTTCGTCGCCCATTAGTTTGGCAAAATATTCATTGGAGTCTACAATTTTAAAATTGCTGTCGACCATTACAATTCCCGACGATATTTTATGAATCATTTGCGACGAAACCTGCATCGTTTCCTGTGCTTTTTCCAAACGCTTTTCTGTTTTTTTCAGTTCTGTTACATCGTTGATTGAGCCAACAATACCAACTATTTTATTTTCGTTATCGCGGATTACTGCCTTGTTCAAAATTACGTGGTGCGATGTACCGTCGCCATGGCGTACTTGCGTATTGTAAACCTGTACATCCGGATTGGCAATCAATTCTTTGTCCTGAGCCAGGTATTTATCGGCCATTTCTTTTACATGAACTTCGTGTAGCGGTTTGCCCAGAATTTGTTCTTTTGTTTTACCCGTAAATTTTTCGTGGGCGGCATTGCACATCTGGTAAACACCTTCGGTGTTGCGGTAAAATATCGGAATTGGCAATGCATCAATAATTTTCTGGTGGATGGCAGGATCTTCAATATTGCCGGTCAGAAACGATTCTTTATCGTAAATCATAGTTCGGTTTTTCAATTTTGCAACTGAAAAGTACGCAATTTACAAGGCATATAAAACCGCAAACTGCTTATATTTTTAGGAATTGTTTTAAAACACTTTTCCAAAAATCAATTCGGACGAAAGAGGAGCTGGATTTCCTTGTTTTTATTCATTATAAATTCGATTTAACTTGACTTGTAGCAGTAAAAATAAAAAGTGGTAAAACTATCTTTGTACCAAGTTTTAAACAAACCAAGTGAGATTATCTGAGATTATTGATTTGACCCATGCAAAAGTGGTTGCCGGAGACACGGAAACAGACCACAATTTGCTGCGAGCTTTTAGTTCCGATCTGATGAGCGACGTATTAACCCTTGATACGGAGCATATACTTTTAATTACAGGACTGGCTAATTTACAGCTTGTTCGCACAGCCGAAATGGCCGACATTGAAGTGGTGTTGCTGGCACGAAACAAAAGTGCTACGCCCGAAATGATCGCTTTGGCCAACGAAACAGGCCTGGTTCTGTTAGAAACGCCTTATTCTATTTATCGTTCGAGCGGATTGCTGTTTAAAAACGGCCTGGATCCGGTTTATTAATGAAGTTGGAATTCGACATAGCGAGTGGCGATTTTAGCAAGGCCGGAAGAGCTTCGAGCCGAATTAAAAAGATGCTGAAACAATTGCAGGTTGATCCGAAAGTGATCAAACGAATTGTGGTGGCCATTTACGAAGCCGAGGTAAATGTTGTTGCTCACTCTGTTGGAGGAAAAATGCTGGCAGAAATCGACGGAACAGGAATTACCGTGATCGTGCGGGATAACGGACCGGGTATTGAAGACATTGAGAAAGCGATGCAGGAAGGCTACTCAACCGCCACAAAAGCCGTTCGGAATATGGGATTTGGTGCCGGAATGGGCCTGCCAAATATTAACCGGAACACCGATGAATTTACGATTGAAAGCGAGTTGGGAGAGGGAACAGTATTAACTTTCAGAAATAACTTTTAGAAGATGAAGGTTGTAGAAAAATATCATGCCATAACAGTTGATACAGATAAATGTATGGGCTGCACACACTGCATGAAATCGTGCCCAACCGAGGCAATTCGGATTCGTGGAGGTGTTGCAAATATAAATCCTGATAGGTGTGTGGATTGCGGAAACTGTCTGAGAGCTTGTCCGGTTGATGCATTTTATGTAGAGCACGATAGTTTAGAGCAACTGAATAAATACAAATACCGGGTGGTGCTTTTTCCGTCGGTAATGATCGGGCAGTTTCCCGAAATTTATACCGAAGGAAAAATATATGAAGCGCTTCTGAAACTGGGTTTTACTCATATTTTTGAGGTGGAACAACCCATCGGGATGTTGATTGATGAGATAAAACAGGAAGTTGAGAAATCAACGCACAAACCAATGATCTCGTCGTTTTGTCCGGCCATTGTACGCTTGATTCAATCGCGTTACCCGTCGCTGGTAGATAATATTGTGCCGGTAAAAGCGCCGCACGATTTGGCCGCTTGCCATGCCGTAGAGATTTTGGCTAAACAAGGTGTTAAACGCGAAGAGATAGGCACTTTTTATGTATCGCCGTGTTCGGCAAAAATGGCTGCCGTAAAACGTCCTTTGGGCGAGGAAGTATCGGCAGTTGATGGCCTGATTAAAATGAGTGATTTGTACAATCACATCATGCGGGTTATCGAAAAAGAGGAAAAAACCGATACAGCTCCCTTGCGCAAAAACCTTACACTCGATGGAATTCTGTGGAGTCTTCCGCGTGGTGAAGCCCGGCACTTTAAACGAAACTCGATGGCAGTTGACGGCATTCACAATGTGGTTAAGATCCTTGAACGTATGGAAAATGATGAGGTTCCGGTACTCGATTTTCTGGAATTAAAATCGTGTCACCAGGGATGTGCCGGAGGAATTTTGCTTACGGGCAACCGCTTTCTTACGGTAGAGCGACTGCAAAAACGGTCGAAACGTTATCCGAATGCATCATCAATCGATATTTCGGCAGTGAGTTGCCTGGGCATAAAAGATAAAATGAAAGCTGATCCGATTGAACCCCGCTATGTTTTTGCCCTGGATACTGACCGGTTGAAAGCATTGGAAAAAATGCAAAAAGTAGATCGCATTTTATGCCAGCTTCCGGGAATTGACTGTGGTAGTTGCGGGGCGCCAAACTGCCATGCGCTGGCCGAAGATATGGTGCAGGGGAAAGCAAAAATGACAGATTGTATTTTCTTACAAAATAGGTACTTAAACGAGAAAAAAATAAGCATCGAAAAAGCGACAAAGAACCTGGAAAAAGCCTGGGGGAAAAATCGTTTTGACGCTGACTGTAACAGAAGAGGAGGTAGAAATGAAGGTTTCTGAACTGGTTGAAAAATTTGGACTAAAAGTTTTTTCCGGCGAATCCGGGTTCGAGAATGAAATTTCCGGCGGGTATGTTTCCGATCTGCTGAGCGATGTAATGGGAAACGCGCAGGAAGGGCAGGTTTGGATTACGCTGCAGACGCATCAAAATGTTATGGCAATTGCTTCGTTAAAAGAACTGGCAGCCGTAATTCTGGTAAAGGGTTTTGAGCCCGAAGAAGATACACTCGAGCGCAGTAACGAAGAAGGAATTCCTGTGCTGGGAACCGATAAAGCCACCTTTGAAATGGCAGGGAATTTATACATCACATTAACGTAAACGCATGCAAAAATTCAGGGCCGACCTACATATTCATACCGTACTTTCGCCCTGTGCCGACCTGGAAATGGCTCCGCGTAAAATAGTGGAGCAAGCCCTGGAGGCAGGATTGCATATTATTGGAATCACGGATCATAATTCGACTTTAAACGCCAAAGTTATTCGAGATTTGGCGCGCGAAAAAGGAATACTGGCACTTACCGGCGTAGAAATTACTACCAAAGAAGAAGTGCATTGCCTGGCATTTTTCGAGGACGACGAGAAGCTGGATAAGTTTCAGCAATATATAGAGCAGAACATTACCCGCATTCCAAACCCCGATGGACACTTTGGTTATCAGCCGGTTGTTGATAAAGATGAAAAGGTGCTGGAGATGGTTCCGTATTACCTCACATCTGCATTGAAAAAAGGTATTTCGTCGGTTCAAAAGTACGTGTACGAGTTGGGCGGAATTTTTATTCCGGCGCATGTGAACCGGCCATTGAACGGGTTGTTCAGCCATTTGGGATTTGTACCAAAAGACCTTGAATTTGATGCCATGGGAATTACAGGGAAAACCAGCGAAAAGCATGCTCGAAAACATTATGACTTAGGTGATGAAATTTCGTTAATTTATAATTCAGATGCTCATTTTTTAGAACAAATTGGTACTCGATATTCTGTTTTTCATCTTCATGAATTATCTTTTAGTGAAGTTAAAAGAGCACTGAATCAGCAAGATAGAAGATTTGTTGAAATAGTATGAAAACACTGTCCGACCATATTCTGGATATTGTGCAGAACTCGGTAAGCGCAAAAGCAACATTGATTGAAATCATAGTTGAGGAGGATAAAATAGCAGACCTTTGTTCACTAATAATCAGAGACAACGGCTGCGGAATGAGTGCAGAAACACTGGCCAAAGCCATAAATCCGTTCTTTACATCGCGAACTACCCGAAAAGTGGGTTTGGGCATTCCGCTGTTAAAGCAAAATGCAGAAGCTGCCGGGGGGAGTTTTTCCATTGAATCGGAGCTAAAGGTTGGAACTGTTTTAACGGCTGGTT
It contains:
- a CDS encoding SpoIIE family protein phosphatase, whose product is MVTTTNPDFHVEIEFQQKRPKGEIACGDVFQSSIIREEGRTILVLSDGIGHGIKASVLATLTSTMALKYSLLHTKPEVAARIIMETLPKSSDGKESYATFTIIELDDEGHVRIVNYDNPGILVIRNGVAMQGKEYNLTIRGEENLGKVLHCKEFTARKEDRIIFMSDGVEQSGLGNQRYPLGWGMENIEDFALNQIKRMPDISATKLARKIVNQAVMNDQFSVKDDTSCGVMYFREPRKFMLITGPPFYKIKDFDFVGRIQDFAGKKIICGGTTAEIIARELDLTVEIQHGNKNLEKLPPTAKMQGFEMVTEGILTLGKVEEILENYDSDTRLADSTPEDIVKLLLQHDCIDIIVGTRINWAHQDPEQPLELELRKFVVKRIVKLLIHKFFKKVKIEYV
- a CDS encoding PAS domain S-box protein codes for the protein MIYDKESFLTGNIEDPAIHQKIIDALPIPIFYRNTEGVYQMCNAAHEKFTGKTKEQILGKPLHEVHVKEMADKYLAQDKELIANPDVQVYNTQVRHGDGTSHHVILNKAVIRDNENKIVGIVGSINDVTELKKTEKRLEKAQETMQVSSQMIHKISSGIVMVDSNFKIVDSNEYFAKLMGDETEELYETIPGLTGADVKGLVPDVIYKMISSVLTSGDELAERDLKFNNKLMHVSARTLYKNKVVGVVFRDMSAPMLVQDEIINRARKINKQNIETVQKIAFLMGENAAETEELLNSIIETYRYGDDDKS
- a CDS encoding ATP-binding protein; amino-acid sequence: MKLEFDIASGDFSKAGRASSRIKKMLKQLQVDPKVIKRIVVAIYEAEVNVVAHSVGGKMLAEIDGTGITVIVRDNGPGIEDIEKAMQEGYSTATKAVRNMGFGAGMGLPNINRNTDEFTIESELGEGTVLTFRNNF
- a CDS encoding [Fe-Fe] hydrogenase large subunit C-terminal domain-containing protein, which translates into the protein MKVVEKYHAITVDTDKCMGCTHCMKSCPTEAIRIRGGVANINPDRCVDCGNCLRACPVDAFYVEHDSLEQLNKYKYRVVLFPSVMIGQFPEIYTEGKIYEALLKLGFTHIFEVEQPIGMLIDEIKQEVEKSTHKPMISSFCPAIVRLIQSRYPSLVDNIVPVKAPHDLAACHAVEILAKQGVKREEIGTFYVSPCSAKMAAVKRPLGEEVSAVDGLIKMSDLYNHIMRVIEKEEKTDTAPLRKNLTLDGILWSLPRGEARHFKRNSMAVDGIHNVVKILERMENDEVPVLDFLELKSCHQGCAGGILLTGNRFLTVERLQKRSKRYPNASSIDISAVSCLGIKDKMKADPIEPRYVFALDTDRLKALEKMQKVDRILCQLPGIDCGSCGAPNCHALAEDMVQGKAKMTDCIFLQNRYLNEKKISIEKATKNLEKAWGKNRFDADCNRRGGRNEGF
- a CDS encoding DRTGG domain-containing protein encodes the protein MKVSELVEKFGLKVFSGESGFENEISGGYVSDLLSDVMGNAQEGQVWITLQTHQNVMAIASLKELAAVILVKGFEPEEDTLERSNEEGIPVLGTDKATFEMAGNLYITLT
- a CDS encoding PHP domain-containing protein; its protein translation is MQKFRADLHIHTVLSPCADLEMAPRKIVEQALEAGLHIIGITDHNSTLNAKVIRDLAREKGILALTGVEITTKEEVHCLAFFEDDEKLDKFQQYIEQNITRIPNPDGHFGYQPVVDKDEKVLEMVPYYLTSALKKGISSVQKYVYELGGIFIPAHVNRPLNGLFSHLGFVPKDLEFDAMGITGKTSEKHARKHYDLGDEISLIYNSDAHFLEQIGTRYSVFHLHELSFSEVKRALNQQDRRFVEIV
- a CDS encoding ATP-binding protein, which produces MKTLSDHILDIVQNSVSAKATLIEIIVEEDKIADLCSLIIRDNGCGMSAETLAKAINPFFTSRTTRKVGLGIPLLKQNAEAAGGSFSIESELKVGTVLTAGFQLSNIDRPPFGDIAETLYLTFLSYTDGNLVYRHKTEKGEFQISSDELKEALGDVSYQQKEIREGILELIKSNLEEIEATK